The Armatimonadota bacterium genome includes a window with the following:
- a CDS encoding sodium-dependent bicarbonate transport family permease produces the protein MDPVILFFILGLAAGAAKADLRLPPAIYDFLSAYLLLAIGLKGGIELSTQSLGPLIPKVIVVMFLASLLPLLAYPVLRLLGRLGQADAASVAAHYGSVSVGTYAVAVAFLSARSMSHESYMPLFLALMEMPAIVVGILLARGITREVRWGRLLHEVFLGKAVVLLSGGLLIGWAAGPDGFSSLEAFYGGLFRGLLSLFLLEMGLLCAGQIGALRGVGAFLVAFGILTPVVFGLLGCAAGTLLMNLSAGGAALLGVLAASASYIAVPAAMRISVPEANPAISLAAALGVTFPFNVTLGIPLYVRMAQWMARF, from the coding sequence TTGGACCCTGTCATCCTGTTTTTCATTCTCGGTCTGGCAGCCGGGGCTGCGAAGGCGGACCTTCGCCTGCCGCCGGCCATCTATGATTTCCTCAGCGCTTATCTTCTGCTGGCCATCGGGCTCAAGGGAGGAATCGAGCTGTCGACCCAGTCGCTCGGTCCACTCATCCCGAAAGTGATCGTGGTGATGTTTCTGGCCTCTCTTCTTCCTCTCCTGGCTTATCCGGTACTGCGCCTCTTGGGACGGCTGGGCCAGGCGGACGCGGCATCGGTCGCCGCGCATTACGGGTCCGTCAGCGTTGGCACGTATGCCGTCGCGGTGGCCTTTCTATCTGCGCGCAGCATGTCCCACGAGAGCTATATGCCCCTTTTTCTTGCCCTGATGGAGATGCCAGCCATTGTTGTCGGCATTCTTCTGGCCAGGGGGATCACACGGGAAGTGCGTTGGGGTCGCCTGTTGCATGAAGTGTTCCTTGGGAAAGCTGTTGTGCTGCTGAGTGGCGGGTTACTGATCGGATGGGCGGCAGGCCCTGATGGATTCTCGTCGCTGGAAGCGTTTTACGGTGGTCTTTTCCGCGGCCTGCTCAGTCTGTTTCTGCTGGAGATGGGACTGCTCTGCGCCGGCCAAATCGGGGCGCTCCGAGGGGTGGGGGCGTTCCTTGTGGCATTCGGCATCCTGACGCCGGTGGTGTTTGGCCTGCTGGGATGTGCGGCGGGCACGCTGTTGATGAACCTGTCCGCAGGCGGTGCTGCGCTGCTTGGTGTACTGGCCGCCAGCGCATCGTATATCGCGGTGCCTGCAGCGATGCGCATCTCCGTTCCCGAGGCCAATCCGGCCATCTCGCTGGCGGCAGCACTGGGAGTTACGTTTCCGTTCAATGTCACCCTAGGAATACCCCTCTACGTTCGAATGGCGCAGTGGATGGCACGGTTCTAG
- a CDS encoding oxidoreductase: MEYRILGRTGLRVSVIGLGALEVGRPWGIRGEGDTGQPPSEREALQFLNHVLDSGINFIDTAAAYWASEERIGKALSSRRDEFILATKWGEWCDESGSVYDYSPSAMWKFLEESLRKLRTDVIDVYQIHSAPLEVIQRGDALAEMQKARDQGKVRFLGCSCGEQEALAAIECGGFDTIQVSYSLLDLTMEESVLPAALTSGVGVIIKDGLAAGRLTQKVQRLGDEHTELKHRVEVFRDLAGAWGMSLPEMALRFVRANPAVSTIIVGTRSRIHLAENLRAAEGAPLSEEQMATLRRYLSAPHQA; this comes from the coding sequence TTGGAGTACAGGATTCTGGGCAGAACAGGTCTTCGGGTATCGGTCATCGGGCTGGGAGCGCTCGAGGTGGGCCGGCCGTGGGGGATCCGTGGGGAGGGGGATACGGGGCAACCACCCTCTGAGAGGGAGGCGCTTCAGTTCCTGAACCACGTGCTGGATAGCGGTATCAACTTCATCGATACGGCAGCTGCATACTGGGCCAGTGAGGAGCGGATCGGGAAGGCGCTTTCGTCCCGGCGGGATGAGTTCATCCTTGCCACGAAATGGGGAGAATGGTGCGATGAGAGTGGTTCCGTCTACGACTACTCGCCATCGGCGATGTGGAAATTCCTTGAAGAAAGCCTCCGTAAGCTCCGCACGGACGTAATTGATGTCTATCAGATTCACTCCGCGCCGCTGGAGGTGATTCAGCGGGGAGATGCCCTTGCCGAGATGCAGAAAGCCCGCGATCAGGGCAAGGTGCGTTTTCTGGGGTGCTCTTGCGGCGAGCAAGAAGCGCTGGCCGCCATCGAGTGCGGAGGATTCGACACCATCCAGGTCAGTTACAGTCTGCTGGACCTTACCATGGAGGAGAGCGTCCTGCCGGCGGCTCTGACTTCTGGGGTTGGGGTGATCATCAAGGACGGTCTGGCGGCGGGGCGGTTGACTCAGAAGGTGCAGCGGTTGGGGGATGAACACACGGAGCTAAAGCACAGGGTGGAGGTCTTCCGGGATCTTGCAGGCGCGTGGGGTATGAGTCTGCCCGAGATGGCCCTTCGTTTCGTCCGCGCGAATCCGGCTGTGTCCACCATCATCGTGGGCACGCGGTCCCGTATCCATCTTGCGGAAAACCTCCGGGCAGCGGAAGGCGCTCCCCTCTCGGAGGAACAGATGGCCACGCTGCGGCGTTACCTCAGCGCGCCGCACCAAGCCTGA
- the purE gene encoding N5-carboxyaminoimidazole ribonucleotide mutase translates to MKTVSEQAATESSGVQPLVGVIMGSKSDWETMRHASETLERLGVPHEVRVVSAHRTPDEMRRYATEAKARGLQVIIAGAGGAAHLPGMTAAFTTLPVLGVPVQTSALNGMDSLLSIVQMPGGIPVGTLAIGRAGAVNAALLAAAILALTRRELQSRLEELREQTAREVLSCPDPRLPG, encoded by the coding sequence GTGAAAACCGTTTCTGAACAGGCCGCCACTGAATCCTCCGGCGTCCAGCCCCTCGTGGGCGTGATCATGGGCTCCAAATCGGACTGGGAGACTATGCGCCACGCATCAGAGACTCTGGAGCGGCTAGGGGTGCCGCACGAGGTCCGCGTGGTGTCCGCCCACAGAACGCCCGATGAGATGCGCCGCTATGCTACTGAGGCAAAGGCAAGAGGACTTCAGGTCATCATCGCCGGCGCGGGCGGGGCGGCCCATCTGCCGGGAATGACGGCTGCGTTCACCACGCTGCCCGTGCTGGGCGTCCCCGTTCAGACCAGCGCACTGAACGGCATGGACTCGCTGCTTTCCATCGTCCAGATGCCCGGCGGCATCCCCGTTGGAACACTGGCGATCGGCAGGGCAGGGGCGGTGAATGCCGCTCTCCTGGCGGCGGCCATTCTGGCGCTTACACGCCGCGAGCTTCAAAGCAGGCTGGAAGAGCTGCGCGAACAGACAGCCCGCGAGGTGCTATCGTGTCCGGATCCTCGCCTCCCCGGGTGA
- a CDS encoding thioredoxin domain-containing protein gives MSTGEAAGTKKPNRLAGETSPYLLQHAFNPVDWYPWGEEAFRAARERDVPIFLSIGYSTCHWCHVMERESFENEETARILNEHFVSIKVDREERPDIDEVYMQAAQLLTGAGGWPLSVFLTPDLRPFYAGTYFPPIDAYGRPGFPRLLQAIAQAYRERREDVEASCSDLSQAIVQSLTGLERPGDVGLGTVREAGREILSTLDPVFGGFGSAPKFPPCFALQLLLREYHRCGETSFLDAVSLTLDRMTQGGIFDHIGGGFHRYSTDRQWLVPHFEKMLYDNALIPLVLLEGWQVTKREQWAEAAARTLDFVLRELTGSHGGFLSALDADSEGEEGRFYVWTPEEVKSALGERDGELFCLAYGITPEGNFEHGRSIPHLQKDLETLASELGLDPDGFKRDIARMREILLNIRSRRVPPHLDDKVNVSWNGLMIRTLAFAARVLDRPGYLDGARRAASFILDEVLTDGGLAHSWRDGRAALPAFQEDYACLLLGLVELYQADFDVRWLNEAERLGDEMISLFLDREGGGFYSSRKSHETPLVRSKSPTDGVTPSGNSAAALALARLGRLLGRQDFLEIANQTVQTFGQAAARAPRAFEHLLIAVDYLETPSQEIVLAGDPDTSEWADLRAVTGSLFLPWSVLAFAAGTEDDPAPARGKMASDRRATAYVCRDFACRAPVCTASDLEAALTARD, from the coding sequence ATGTCCACCGGTGAGGCTGCCGGCACAAAGAAACCCAACCGCCTGGCGGGGGAGACAAGCCCTTATCTCTTGCAGCACGCGTTCAATCCCGTTGACTGGTATCCGTGGGGAGAGGAGGCGTTCCGCGCAGCACGTGAACGCGATGTTCCCATCTTCCTTTCCATCGGCTACAGCACCTGCCACTGGTGCCACGTGATGGAGCGGGAGAGCTTTGAGAACGAAGAGACTGCCCGGATCCTGAACGAACATTTCGTCAGCATCAAGGTGGACCGCGAGGAGCGGCCGGACATCGACGAAGTCTATATGCAGGCGGCGCAGCTCCTGACCGGTGCCGGCGGCTGGCCTCTGAGTGTCTTTCTGACCCCGGATCTGCGCCCCTTTTACGCTGGTACCTATTTCCCCCCCATTGATGCCTACGGCCGGCCGGGATTTCCGCGATTGCTTCAGGCGATAGCTCAGGCCTACCGTGAGCGTAGAGAGGATGTCGAAGCTAGTTGCTCTGATCTGAGCCAGGCTATAGTCCAGTCTCTGACCGGGCTAGAGCGTCCCGGTGACGTTGGCCTCGGAACGGTGCGAGAGGCAGGCCGCGAGATCCTGTCCACGTTGGACCCAGTTTTCGGGGGCTTCGGGAGCGCCCCGAAGTTTCCACCATGCTTTGCGCTCCAGCTCCTGCTGCGAGAGTATCACCGCTGCGGCGAAACTTCGTTCCTGGACGCAGTCTCGTTGACGTTGGACCGGATGACGCAGGGAGGCATTTTCGATCACATCGGCGGCGGATTCCATCGCTATTCCACCGATCGCCAGTGGTTGGTGCCGCACTTTGAGAAGATGCTTTACGACAACGCGCTCATCCCGCTCGTGCTATTGGAGGGGTGGCAGGTGACAAAGCGCGAGCAGTGGGCGGAGGCCGCGGCGCGGACGCTAGACTTTGTGCTGCGCGAACTGACCGGTTCCCACGGCGGTTTCCTGAGCGCTCTGGATGCGGACAGTGAGGGCGAAGAGGGCAGGTTCTACGTATGGACACCCGAAGAGGTGAAATCTGCTCTCGGGGAACGCGATGGAGAGTTGTTTTGCCTTGCCTACGGCATAACGCCTGAGGGAAATTTCGAACACGGGCGCAGCATCCCCCACCTGCAGAAGGATCTGGAGACGCTTGCGAGTGAGCTTGGCCTGGACCCGGACGGATTCAAGCGGGACATTGCGCGAATGCGAGAGATCCTTCTCAACATACGTTCGCGAAGAGTTCCTCCACACCTGGACGACAAGGTTAACGTTTCCTGGAACGGGCTGATGATCCGCACCCTTGCATTCGCTGCGCGAGTATTGGACCGACCGGGTTATCTGGACGGGGCGCGCCGTGCGGCCTCGTTCATCCTCGATGAGGTTCTCACAGACGGCGGACTTGCTCACTCCTGGCGCGATGGCCGGGCCGCGTTGCCCGCTTTCCAGGAAGACTATGCTTGCCTGCTGTTGGGGCTTGTGGAACTCTATCAGGCGGACTTCGATGTGCGCTGGCTAAACGAGGCTGAGCGCTTGGGCGATGAAATGATCTCTCTCTTCCTGGACCGGGAGGGTGGGGGGTTTTACTCATCGCGTAAGTCCCACGAAACCCCGCTGGTGCGAAGCAAAAGTCCAACCGATGGTGTGACGCCATCCGGCAACTCGGCGGCGGCTCTCGCGCTCGCACGGCTGGGGAGGCTGCTAGGTCGGCAGGATTTCCTGGAAATCGCCAATCAGACCGTTCAGACTTTCGGCCAAGCGGCAGCTCGCGCGCCCCGGGCATTCGAGCATCTGCTGATCGCTGTGGACTATCTGGAGACCCCCTCGCAGGAGATTGTGCTTGCAGGCGATCCGGATACCTCGGAGTGGGCGGATCTGCGCGCCGTTACGGGATCCCTGTTTCTGCCCTGGAGCGTGCTCGCCTTTGCCGCCGGAACAGAAGACGACCCCGCTCCTGCGCGCGGCAAAATGGCGTCGGATAGGCGCGCAACGGCTTATGTCTGCCGGGACTTTGCCTGCCGGGCCCCCGTGTGCACAGCCTCGGATCTGGAGGCAGCGCTGACCGCGAGGGATTAG
- a CDS encoding glycosidase, with protein MLFTRHPANPVLGPSDLWWEYRATFNCAAAEKDGRVYLLYRAIGDDPLSRLGLAVSEDGVLFERYNLPVFEGDPDNPWERLGVEDPRATFLDGTFYVTYVAASVYPAGHPRPAFSFGAPWRTRVCLAATDDLQNYRRLGVILPDSDNKDVVLFPEKIRGRYCLMHREYPDMWVAFSEDLIHWTDHRRILSPRPGYWDCNRIGAGAPPFKTELGWVEIYHGVDDDRRYMAGIALLDLEDPSRVIGRSAEPLLVPSEWYECEGLVPNVCFPSGVIERDGVFYVYYGAADRYVALATVSRKDLLDYLARLRE; from the coding sequence GTGCTGTTCACACGTCACCCCGCCAATCCTGTCCTAGGGCCTTCAGATCTCTGGTGGGAATACAGAGCCACTTTCAACTGCGCCGCAGCCGAAAAAGACGGGCGCGTCTACCTGCTATATCGCGCGATCGGCGACGATCCCCTCTCGCGCCTGGGACTGGCCGTCTCGGAAGACGGCGTGCTTTTCGAGCGATATAATCTGCCGGTTTTCGAGGGCGATCCTGACAATCCCTGGGAAAGGCTGGGAGTAGAGGACCCGCGCGCAACGTTTCTAGACGGGACTTTCTACGTCACCTACGTCGCCGCCTCGGTGTATCCCGCCGGCCATCCGCGGCCGGCATTCAGTTTCGGAGCGCCCTGGCGAACACGGGTCTGTCTGGCCGCGACGGACGATCTCCAGAACTATCGCCGCTTGGGAGTCATTCTGCCCGATTCGGACAATAAAGACGTTGTGCTATTCCCGGAGAAGATCCGCGGGCGCTACTGCCTGATGCACCGGGAATACCCGGATATGTGGGTGGCATTTTCTGAAGACCTCATTCACTGGACGGACCATCGCCGCATTCTGTCTCCCCGGCCTGGTTACTGGGACTGCAATCGCATCGGGGCCGGAGCCCCGCCATTCAAGACGGAACTGGGGTGGGTGGAGATCTACCACGGCGTCGACGACGATCGCCGGTATATGGCGGGAATCGCGCTGCTTGATCTGGAAGATCCTTCCCGTGTCATCGGGCGATCAGCGGAGCCGCTCCTTGTGCCCTCAGAATGGTATGAGTGTGAGGGGCTGGTCCCGAATGTCTGCTTCCCGAGCGGTGTAATCGAGCGGGACGGGGTATTCTATGTCTACTACGGCGCCGCTGACAGATATGTGGCGCTGGCCACCGTCTCAAGAAAGGACCTGCTGGACTACCTGGCCCGCCTGAGAGAGTAA